AAAGTATCGGCGCGGCCCGTTCACGGACGAGATCCTGACGCGCTGCGAAGAAGTCATGCGGGCCGTCTGTGCCGACTTCGAGACCGAACTGGTCGAGTTCAACGGCGAGCACGACCACGTGCACCTCCTCGTGCACTACCCGCCGAAGGTCGCCCTGTCCCGCCTGGTCGGCTCCCTCAAGGGCGTATCAGCCCGCAGGCTCCGGCAGGAGTTCCCCGAC
Above is a genomic segment from Streptomyces sp. NBC_01233 containing:
- the tnpA gene encoding IS200/IS605 family transposase; this encodes MSPRWEPNPNTRRGRTVVYSLHAHLVFTPKYRRGPFTDEILTRCEEVMRAVCADFETELVEFNGEHDHVHLLVHYPPKVALSRLVGSLKGVSARRLRQEFPDHIRKYLWGDHFWSPSYFAASCGGAPLAIIKEYIEQQKRPR